The Aspergillus luchuensis IFO 4308 DNA, chromosome 7, nearly complete sequence genome has a segment encoding these proteins:
- a CDS encoding uncharacterized protein (COG:S;~EggNog:ENOG410Q28M;~antiSMASH:Cluster_7.4), whose product MKSTSSSARLQNDFGADLWVKNRPKHHPTAGRGLFAGLQDTKNYNVESGWAKRSTAESQGFLGGLLSRFIGGAYKPPTE is encoded by the exons ATGAAATctacatcatcctccgcccGCCTCCAAAACGACTTTGGAGCTGATCTATGGGTGAAGAATCGTCCTAAGCAT caCCCCACAGCAGGCCGCGGCCTCTTCGCCGGCCTCCAAGATACCAAGAACTATAACGTGGAATCAGGCTGGGCGAAGCGCAGTACTGCAGAAAGTCAGGGGTTTCTGGGGGGTTTGTTGAGTCG GTTTATTGGGGGAGCTTATAAGCCTCCTACTGAGTAG
- a CDS encoding oxidoreductase, short chain dehydrogenase/reductase family (COG:Q;~EggNog:ENOG410PPD6;~InterPro:IPR036291,IPR002347;~PFAM:PF13561;~SMCOG1001:short-chain dehydrogenase/reductase SDR;~antiSMASH:Cluster_7.4;~go_process: GO:0055114 - oxidation-reduction process [Evidence IEA]) — protein sequence MDGWFYTTHILYYSIITTYYITRTSPAILHDHQPPTNQTNQVLLNKRPPISYNPTIINMTTPNTTMNFISINKLTNTRVLLIGGTSGIGFAVARAALEHGASIILSSSRPEKVQSAISRLQQLYPDPSFTSRITGKAYDLSDQSTLETTIISLLDYATSPSIFPTTNTTITTEGDKKILLNHIIYTSGSRPSRIPISPGTTTLTPQLYTQSETLRVLAPLMLGKHAKSYMVDEHTSSMTFTSGVLASKPVPGTTLGAMAGSALGGLVRGLAVELAPIRANVVAPGAVETEIFDELGVQEKEAVKEMFRRGTVLGRVAEAGDVAEAYVWCMKDGFVSGEWVGSDGGALLKSAM from the coding sequence atggatggatggttttATACCAcacatatactatactattctatcatcactacttactatataaCCAGAACATCCCCTGCTATCCTACATGatcaccaaccaccaaccaaccaaactAACCAAGTACTCCTCAACAAAAGACCCCCAATATCATACAACcctaccatcatcaacatgacCACTCCAAATACAACAATgaacttcatctccatcaacaaaCTCACCAACACCCgcgtcctcctcatcggcgGCACCTCCGGCATCGGCTTCGCCGTCGCCCGCGCCGCCCTCGAACACGGCGCCAGCATCATCTTGTCCAGCTCCAGGCCAGAAAAAGTCCAGTCGGCCATATCCCGTCTCCAACAACTCTACCCGGACCCATCATTCACCTCGCGCATTACCGGGAAGGCATATGATCTCAGTGATCAATCTACCCTCGAGACAACTATCATCTCACTGCTGGACTACGCTACATCGCCTTCCATATTCCCCACTACCAATACAACCATTACCACCGAAGGTGACAAGAAAATCCTGCTCAACCACATAATCTACACCTCCGGCAGCCGCCCCTCCCGgatccccatctcccccgGTACCACAACCCTCACCCCACAACTCTACACGCAAAGCGAAACGCTCCGGGTCCTGGCGCCGCTCATGCTAGGCAAGCATGCGAAGTCCTACATGGTGGATGAACATACCTCGTCGATGACGTTTACCTCCGGGGTATTGGCGTCGAAGCCTGTCCCGGGGACGACGTTGGGTGCGATGGCGGGGAGTGCCCTGGGCGGGTTGGTGAGGGGGTTGGCGGTGGAGTTGGCGCCCATACGGGCGAATGTGGTGGCGCCGGGGGCGGTAGAGACGGAGATTTTTGATGAGTTGGGggtgcaggagaaggaggcggtTAAGGAGATGTTTAGGAGGGGAAcggtgttggggagggttgCGGAGGCGGGGGATGTGGCGGAGGCGTATGTTTGGTGTATGAAGGATGGGTTTGTGAGTGgggagtgggtggggagTGATGGGGGGGCGTTGCTTAAGTCTGCGATgtga
- the coaT gene encoding acetyl-CoA hydrolase ACH1 (COG:C;~EggNog:ENOG410PIR1;~InterPro:IPR003702,IPR026888,IPR038460,IPR037171;~PFAM:PF02550,PF13336;~antiSMASH:Cluster_7.4;~go_function: GO:0003986 - acetyl-CoA hydrolase activity [Evidence IEA];~go_function: GO:0008775 - acetate CoA-transferase activity [Evidence IEA];~go_process: GO:0006083 - acetate metabolic process [Evidence IEA];~go_process: GO:0019679 - propionate metabolic process, methylcitrate cycle [Evidence IEA]): MSASALLRSRVRRPSYLNRLAKAEDLIDLFPNGSYIGWSGFTGVGYPKKVPTALADHVEKNKLEGKLKYTLFVGASSGAETENRWAQLNMIDRRSPHQVGKEIAKGINNGQINFFDKHLSMFPSDLVYGWYTMNKPKNRLDVAVIEASAITEDGGIIPGASVGASPELIQMADKIIIEVNTASPSFEGLHDIVMSDKPPMRKPYLIMQPEDRIGTPHIPVDPEKVVAIVESDYPDQTQPNAPEDEGSQAIATNLIEFLKHEVKHGRLPENLLPIQSGIGNIANAVIGGLSKGGADFTNLKVWTEVLQDSFLDLFDSGNLDFATATSIRFSPEGFKRFYDNWERYAGKLLLRPQQVSNSPEIIRRLGCIGMNTPVEVDIYAHANSTCVMGSRMLNGLGGSADFLRSSKYSIMHTPSTRPSKVDPTGVSCIVPMCTHVDQTEHDLDVVVTEQGLADVRGLAPRERARVIIDKCSHPDYKPILQDYMDRAEFECLKKGMGHEPHLLFQAFKMHQNLQEKGTMKITSWE, from the exons aTGTCTGCTTCTGCCCTCTTAAGAAGCCGTGTTCGCCGGCCTTCCTATCTCAACCGGTTGGCCAAGGCTGAAGATCTCATCGACCTCTTCCCCAATGGATCGTATATCGGCTGGTCCGGATTCACGGGAGTTGGTTATCCCAA GAAAGTTCCCACGGCGCTGGCCGACCACGTTGAGAAGAACAAGTTGGAAGGAAAGCTAAAGTACACCCTGTTCGTCGGCGCCTCTTCCGGCGCGGAAACAGAGAACCGCTGGGCTCAATTGAACATGATCGACCGTCGGAGTCCTCACCAGGTCGGCAAGGAGATTGCCAAGGGTATCAACAATGGTCAGATCAACTTTTTCGACAAGCATCTGAGCATGTTTCCGTCGGATTTGGTTTAT GGTTGGTACACAATGAACAAGCCCAAGAACCGCTTGGATGTCGCGGTTATTGAGGCATCCGCCATCACGGAGGACGGTGGCATCATCCCCGGTGCTTCCGTCGGTGCCTCTCCGGAGCTGATCCAGATGGCCGATAAGATCATCATTGAAGTCAACACGGCTAGCCCGTCGTTCGAGGGTCTGCATGATATTGTCATGTCGGACAAGCCGCCCATGCGCAAGCCCTACCTGATCATGCAGCCCGAGGACCGTATCGGTACTCCCCACATCCCGGTTGACCCTGAGAAGGTCGTGGCCATCGTGGAGTCCGATTACCCCGATCAGACTCAGCCCAACGCCCCCGAGGATGAGGGCTCCCAGGCCATTGCCACCAACCTGATTGAGTTCCTGAAGCACGAGGTCAAGCACGGCCGTCTGCCCGAGAACCTGCTGCCCATCCAGTCCGGCATTGGAAACATTGCCAACGCGGTCATTGGCGGTCTGAGCAAGGGTGGTGCCGACTTCACCAACCTCAAGGTGTGGACGGAGGTGCTCCAGGATTCTTTCCTGGACCTGTTTGACAGTGGCAACCTGGACTTTGCCACGGCCACCTCCATCCGCTTCTCCCCTGAGGGCTTCAAGCGCTTCTACGACAACTGGGAGCGCTACGCCGGTAAGCTGCTCCTGCGCCCGCAGCAGGTGTCCAACTCGCCCGAGATCATCCGTCGCCTGGGCTGCATCGGCATGAACACTCCGGTGGAGGTTGATATCTATGCCCACGCCAACAGCACCTGTGTCATGGGCTCTCGCATGCTGAACGGACTGGGTGGATCGGCCGACTTCCTGCGCAGCTCCAAGTACAGTATCATGCACACTCCTAGTACCCGGCCCAGCAAGGTCGACCCCACCGGTGTCAGCTGCATTGTTCCCATGTGTACCCACGTTGACCAGACCGAGCACGATCTGGACGTGGTTGTGACTGAACAG GGTCTCGCCGACGTGCGTGGTCTTGCTCCTCGTGAGCGTGCCCGGGTGATCATCGACAAGTGCTCTCACCCCGACTACAAGCCCATCCTGCAGGACTACATGGACCGGGCGGAGTTTGAGTGCCTGAAGAAGGGTATGGGTCATGAGCCTCATCTGCTGTTCCAGGCATTCAAGATGCACCAGAACCTGCAGGAGAAGGGCACGATGAAGATTACCAGCTGGGAGTAG
- the SIN3 gene encoding transcriptional regulator SIN3 (COG:B;~EggNog:ENOG410PFTT;~InterPro:IPR013194,IPR039774,IPR036600,IPR031693, IPR003822;~PFAM:PF16879,PF02671,PF08295;~go_function: GO:0003714 - transcription corepressor activity [Evidence IEA];~go_process: GO:0006355 - regulation of transcription, DNA-templated [Evidence IEA]): MNSSGNDNWHPGGPPAHPGMDQMNQGPRPLGSFSQNPPPQQGPSSQPTGPVLPPPAGPYHPANQPGGHSLPGLAELSQGHAGPHQPPAYGQHPAAPGHNAGHSLPGIGQAMQHPSPQSINRERERDSRERELIERQRQEEMAHREREQREREQIERQQLERQREQQHHPVQSHTGSIPIHQPVASKVPNSIHGPNGLLSNLGSNPSNGPQGSMPTPGGPGGIYGPQMQHGEGTPRSYMQHPGGPPGQPMMGFNGSGPQIPGNVAALAQGQQPILNDALSYLDQVKVRFVDQPDVYNRFLDIMKDFKSQAIDTPGVIQRVSTLFNGHPALIQGFNTFLPPGYRIECGTEDNPDAIRVTTPSGTNTLSMPRARHSLDSSGELGPSGGMGPHGRAEYYDQSRPGWQQPQPQQQQQQGNLPGSYSPGSRMMGPGMFGQQGGQGQAQEHHFEYPTQQEQQAAAGAAAMAHQQDQRGVSQLQGAASAASAGLTRPSLLQVSAASQQGPSLTQPMNNLAGVGTGMLQGSQDLTKRGPVEFNHAISYVNKIKNRFASAPEIYKQFLEILQTYQRESKPIGDVYAQVTQLFNTAPDLLEDFKQFLPESAAHAKQQAAARQAEEAAPMSNVRGEPSYPNANALPSQTPNRDVKMPPLGQFNVKDSAKDGKKRRNGPGAPSSMGSSMSGPSAADAARMGDMQARNPALQAGNANKRAKVHHTKPSQAEVPAVSPTLVPALPEPIQPTFSLTPTQEEFAFFDRVKKYIGNKQTFSEFLKLCNLYSTDLIDRHVLVKRAASYIGSNPELMAWFKRFMHVDEPEDKIIDVKAKQDSGPVNLSHCRSLGPSYRLLPKRERQKPCSGRDQLCYSVLNDEWASHPTWASEDSGFVAHRKNHFEDALHRIEEDRHDYDHHIEACTRTIQLIEPIVQQFLVMSEAECAAFKLPPGLGGQSEAIYQRVIKKIYDRQRGEKIIKEMFERPTHVLPIVLFRLKQKCEEWKASQREWDKIWREQMQKAYWRSLDHQAIASKQVDKKLFVAKHIHTEIQNKFEESRNLRKSGYQTVKHQFEFTFDDPAVIIDATHLLLTFIDRNSAGFGADPQKVMTFIKDFVPVFFGMDRDTFHVYMNELSNGTSPIDEGDDESLAAEESSTPRSRKGINGKKIDLLRDVLERRSEKVRRGDKEGSTPASRDGTPDAVLVPSTPIPDPTEPFDVAELKWMEHPGQGNFNQQREYNLNETYEKKAHHLYANLNIYCFFRTFEVLYSRLLRIKLHEKDAHDDVRRALVSKPAQELNLIDKYPTEFFYDCDPKANLYQQIVRMCEEVIKGDMEPSHLEETLRRYYLRSGYQLYNLEKMFAGISKFAGAIFNGDSKDRSSDIMNLFFKERDKEETTHNQEIQYRKQVERLVKDGDIYRITYVSVFYLGLFKLLSNTSCLRTLPPRRRRCSC; the protein is encoded by the exons ATGAACTCTTCTGGCAATGATAACTGGCACCCCGGTGGCCCGCCAGCGCACCCGGGGATGGATCAGATGAACCAAGGACCTCGTCCTCTGGGCTCCTTCAG CCAAAACCCACCGCCTCAGCAAGGCCCGTCTTCGCAGCCCACGGGACCGGttctcccccctccagcTG GTCCTTACCACCCTGCGAATCAACCTGGCGGACACTCTCTTCCCGGCCTGGCGGAGCTGAGCCAGGGCCATGCTGGTCCGCATCAGCCTCCCGCTTACGGCCAACACCCTGCGGCTCCTGGTCATAATGCTGGTCACTCGCTCCCGGGTATCGGGCAAGCCATGCAACATCCCTCGCCCCAGTCCATCAACCGGGAACGCGAGCGAGACTCTAGAGAACGCGAGCTGATTGAGAGACAGCgccaggaggagatggccCACAGAGAGCGCGAGCAGCGCGAACGCGAACAGATTGAGAGACAGCAGCTGGAGCGACAACGTgaacagcagcaccacccgGTCCAGAGCCACACCGGGTCTATCCCTATTCATCAGCCGGTGGCCTCGAAAGTGCCAAACTCCATTCACGGCCCCAATGGTCTGCTGTCAAATCTTGGGTCTAACCCGTCAAATGGCCCGCAAGGTTCGATGCCTACGCCGGGAGGGCCTGGTGGCATCTACGGCCCACAGATGCAGCATGGTGAGGGTACACCCAGGTCATACATGCAACATCCAGGTGGACCGCCCGGCCAACCCATGATGGGATTCAATGGCTCTGGCCCTCAGATTCCAGGCAATGTGGCGGCACTTGCCCAGGGCCAGCAGCCAATCCTGAAC GATGCACTTAGTTATCTAGATCAGGTGAAGGTTCGCTTTGTCGACCAACCTGATGTGTACAACCGATTCTTAGATATCATGAAAGACTTCAAGAGCCAAGC GATCGATACGCCCGGAGTCATCCAACGCGTCTCTACTCTTTTCAATGGACACCCCGCTCTCATCCAAGGGTTCAACACGTTCTTGCCTCCTGGATATCGGATCGAGTGTGGCACAGAGGACAACCCAGACGCGATTCGAGTGACCACGCCCTCGGGTACCAATACCTTGAGTATGCCCCGTGCTAGACACTCTCTGGATTCTTCTGGCGAGCTTGGTCCATCTGGTGGCATGGGCCCTCACGGACGCGCTGAATACTATGACCAGTCTCGACCTGGGTGGCAACAGCcccagcctcagcagcagcagcagcagggcaATCTTCCAGGATCATACTCTCCTGGGTCCCGCATGATGGGTCCTGGCATGTTTGGACAGCAAGGTGGTCAGGGTCAAGCTCAAGAGCATCACTTTGAATACCCAACCCAGCAAGAGcaacaagcagcagctggagctgcCGCTATGGCTCATCAGCAGGATCAGCGAGGGGTTTCCCAGCTTCAAGGTGCTgcctctgctgcttctgcgggTCTCACGCGTCCATCTTTGTTGCAGGTGTCAGCAGCGTCTCAACAGGGTCCTAGTCTGACCCAGCCTATGAACAATTTGGCGGGCGTCGGCACCGGCATGCTGCAAGGCTCACAGGATTTGACCAAGCGTGGACCGGTGGAGTTCAACCATGCCATTAGTTATGTCAACAAGATAAAG AACCGCTTTGCAAGTGCCCCTGAGATCTACAAGCAGTTCCTTGAAATACTACAGACCTATCAGCGGGAATCCAAGCCGATCGGGGATGTGTATGCCCAAGTTACCCAGCTCTTTAACACGGCTCCCGATTTGTTGGAAGACTTCAAGCAATTTCTTCCTGAATCTGCAGCGCATGCAAAGCAGCAGGCCGCAGCTCGTCAGGCCGAGGAAGCAGCTCCCATGAGCAATGTTCGCGGCGAGCCGAGCTATCCCAACGCCaatgctcttccttctcagaCTCCGAACCGCGACGTCAAGATGCCCCCATTGGGCCAGTTCAATGTCAAGGACTCTGCGAAGGATGGCAAGAAACGTCGGAATGGGCCAGGCGCCCCATCTTCCATGGGTTCTTCAATGTCTGGTCCTTCGGCTGCGGATGCGGCACGCATGGGAGATATGCAGGCTAGGAACCCAGCTCTCCAAGCTGGTAATGCCAACAAGAGGGCTAAAGTTCATCATACGAAGCCTTCCCAGGCAGAAGTTCCTGCTGTTTCTCCCACCCTCGTACCTGCTTTGCCAGAACCGATTCAGCCGACTTTCTCCCTGACCCCTACTCAGGAAGAATTTGCTTTCTTTGACCGTGTCAAGAAGTACATCGGCAACAAGCAGACATTCAGCGAGTTCCTGAAGCTTTGCAATCTGTACTCCACCGACCTCATCGACAGGCATGTGCTTGTGAAAAGGGCGGCTAGTTACATTGGCTCCAACCCGGAGCTGATGGCTTGGTTCAAGCGCTTCATGCATGTCGACGAGCCAGAAGACAAGATCATTGATGTCAAAGCGAAACAAGACTCTGGACCTGTTAATTTGTCTCATTGCCGGTCCCTCGGGCCCAGCTATCGTCTGTTACCGAAGCGTGAGCGCCAGAAGCCTTGCAGTGGCCGTGATCAGCTGTGCTACAGTGTGCTTAATGATGAATGGGCTTCTCACCCCACGTGGGCGTCGGAAGATTCTGGATTCGTTGCCCACCGTAAGAACCACTTTGAAGACGCCCTGCATCGCATTGAAGAGGACAGGCATGACTATGACCACCATATTGAGGCGTGCACGCGGACGATTCAGCTTATCGAGCCGATTGTACAGCAATTCCTCGTTATGTCGGAAGCCGAGTGCGCGGCGTTCAAGCTTCCGCCTGGCCTTGGCGGACAGAGCGAGGCCATCTACCAGCGGGTGATCAAAAAGATCTACGACAGACAACGCGgggagaagatcatcaaggAGATGTTCGAGCGACCAACCCATGTTCTGCCCATCGTTCTTTTCCGTCTTAAGCAGAAGTGTGAAGAGTGGAAAGCGAGTCAG CGTGAATGGGATAAAATATGGCGCGAGCAGATGCAGAAGGCATACTGGCGTAGTTTGGATCACCAGGCGATTGCCAGCAAACAAGTTGACAAGAAGCTGTTCGTGGCGAAGCATATCCATACTGAAATCCAGAACAAGTTTGAGGAGAGCCGGAATCTGCGCAAGAGTGGGTATCAGACCGTCAAGCATCAGTTCGAGTTCACCTTTGATGATCCGGCTGTCATCATTGATGCCACGCATCTGCTACTTACTTTCATCGACCGTAACTCTGCTGGGTTTGGCGCCGACCCACAGAAGGTGATGACCTTCATCAAGGACTTTGTTCCCGTGTTCTTTGGCATGGACCGTGACACTTTCCACGTGTACATGAATGAACTCTCGAATGGCACATCCCCGATAGATGAAGGTGACGATGAGAGTCTGGCCGCCGAGGAGTCTTCAACGCCGCGCAGTCGGAAGGGCATCAatggcaagaagatcgacCTTCTCCGCGATGTTCTTGAGCGTCGTAGCGAGAAGGTACGCCGTGGTGACAAGGAAGGCAGTACGCCAGCCAGCCGCGATGGCACGCCAGATGCTGTTCTGGTGCCGTCGACTCCGATTCCCGATCCGACAGAGCCATTTGATGTGGCCGAGCTGAAGTGGATGGAGCACCCCGGGCAGGGTAACTTCAACCAACAGCGGGAGTACAACCTGAACGAGACGTATGAGAAGAAGGCCCACCACTTGTACGCCAACCTCAATATCTACTGCTTCTTCCGCACATTCGAGGTCCTCTACTCCCGGCTGCTGCGCATCAAGCTGCATGAAAAGGATGCTCATGATGATGTCCGTCGTGCGCTAGTGAGCAAACCGGCGCAGGAGCTCAACCTTATTGACAAGTACCCTACGGAGTTCTTCTACGACTGTGACCCCAAGGCGAACCTGTACCAGCAGATCGTGCGCATGTGCGAAGAGGTCATCAAAGGGGATATGGAGCCTTCTCACCTGGAAGAGACGCTTCGTCGCTATTACCTGCGGAGCGGATATCAATTGTACAacctggagaagatgtttGCAGGGATATCCAAGTTTGCCGGGGCGATCTTCAACGGGGATTCGAAAGACCGCAGCTCGGATATCATGAACCTCTTCTTTAAGGAGCGGGACAAGGAGGAGACCACGCACAACCAGGAGATTCAGTACCGCAAGCAAGTGGAACGGTTGGTCAAGGACGGTGACATTTATCGCATTACCTACGTAAGTGTTTTCTATCTTGGGCTATTTAAACTGCTATCTAACACGAGTTGCCTTAGAACCCTACCACCAAGAAGACGACGCTGCAGCTGTTGA
- the CDC55 gene encoding protein phosphatase 2A regulatory subunit CDC55 (BUSCO:EOG09261MG9;~COG:T;~EggNog:ENOG410PHQV;~InterPro:IPR036322,IPR018067,IPR000009,IPR001680, IPR019775;~PFAM:PF00400;~go_component: GO:0000159 - protein phosphatase type 2A complex [Evidence IEA];~go_function: GO:0005515 - protein binding [Evidence IEA];~go_function: GO:0019888 - protein phosphatase regulator activity [Evidence IEA]), which translates to MVDREPGTPTWKFTQCFGDKGDVEDITEADIISTVEFDHTGNYLATGDKGGRVVLFERNETKKTCEYKFHTEFQSHEPEFDYLKSLEIEEKINKIKWCRRQNASHFLLSTNDKTIKLWKVFDKSLKVVAENNLSSELTPAGVGGGGAPRAPRVSFKDPSMLKLPRMTHHDTVVAAVPRRTYANAHAYHINSISVNSDGETFISSDDLRINLWNLNIQDQSFNIVDIKPANMEELTEVITAAEFHPQSCNWFMYASSKGTIKLADMRQRALCDEHSKLFEQEEDASSRSFFSEIISSISDVRFSHDGRYIVSRDYLTVKIWDVNMEKQPVKTIPIHEHLRPRLCDTYENDSIFDKFEVVFSGDAENVMTGSYNNNFMIYPTDPSKETEIVLQADKSAFKAKKVGVPTPMNKGANGKKNGSRAGSPVGVGGRMKKETDADQIDFNKKILHMSWHPYEDSIAIAATNNLFVFSAL; encoded by the exons ATGGTAGACCGGGAACCAGGTACCCCTACCTGGAAGTTCACCCA ATGTTTTGGTGACAAGGGAGACGTGGAAGATATTACGGAAG CGGATATCATCTCAACCGTCGAGTTTGACCACACCGGAAACTACCTAGCTACGGGTGACAAGGGAGGACGAGTGGTGTTATTCGAGAGAAACGAAACG AAAAAAACCTGCGAATATAAATTTCACACCGAATTCCAATCGCACGAGCCGGAGTTTGACTACCTAAAATCTTTGGAGatcgaagagaagatcaacaaaaTCAAGTGGTGCAGACGGCAAAATGCCtcccacttcctcctctcaaCCAACGATAAGACAATAAAGCTTTGGAAAGTCTTTGACAAGTCATTGAAGGTTGTCGCAGAGAACAACCTCTCGAGTGAACTGACTCCTGCGGgtgtcggtggtggaggggctCCCCGTGCGCCCCGTGTATCGTTCAAGGATCCCTCGATGCTGAAGCTGCCCCGCATGACACACCATGACACGGTTGTAGCGGCTGTACCTCGGCGGACGTACGCTAACGCACACGCATACCACATTAACAGCATCTCCGTGAACAGTGACGGCGAGACGTTTATCAGCAGCGACGATCTTCGGATCAACCTCTGGAACCTTAATATTCAGGATCAGAGCTTTAACATTGTGGATATCAAACCTGCGAACATGGAGGAGCTCACGGAAGTTATCACGGCTGCAGAGTTCCACCCGCAAAGTTGCAACTGGTTCATGTATGCCAGTTCCAAGGGCACAATCAAGCTTGCCGACATGCGGCAGCGAGCATTGTGCGATGAACATTCCAAGC TCTTCgagcaagaagaggatgccTCCTCCCGTTCCTTCTTTTCAGAGATCATATCATCCATTTCCGACGTCCGGTTTTCACATGACGGTCGCTACATTGTGTCCAGGGATTACTTGACCGTCAAGATCTGGGATGTCAACATGGAAAAGCAACCCGTCAAGACGATCCCCATCCACGAGCACTTGCGACCGCGGTTGTGTGACACATACGAGAATGACAGCATTTTCGACAAGTTCGAGGTTGTTTTCTCGGGCGATGCGGAGAACGTGATGACTGGAAgttacaacaacaacttcatGATCTACCCCACCGACCCTAGCAAGGAGACGGAGATCGTACTGCAGGCGGATAAGTCTGCTttcaaggcgaagaaggttGGCGTCCCCACGCCGATGAACAAGGGTGcgaatggaaagaagaatgGGTCCAGAGCAGGCAGCCCTGTTGGCGTCGGCGGGCgcatgaagaaggagaccgaTGCGGATCAAATCGACTTTAACAAGAAGATCCTGCACATGAGCTGGCATCCTTATGAGGATAGCATTGCCATTGCTGCTACAAATAAC CTGTTTGTCTTCTCTGCGTTGTAA
- a CDS encoding uncharacterized protein (COG:S;~EggNog:ENOG410PY8A) — MSDQKKRGSDDKVANTHRNETNSSQGTNERPESPSLATRIQNSASGLAKNVFSAPGSSADSAQLLAGSGKAGHSSSHSALAAAAQQYTDSSTTSASSSTGNSSLPAPAETFRSSSTTQQGGFQLPPLSEDEFQRTYGAESLVGDNGSFITGLSADETTSKGKGKGKGKARDTSTDLLSSDPTNPITPEQRFLPDRPSLLPSDGDAVVSLLSDQTFDPEFPPTADEPAELVETELLPMQLTTEEKQMIESFRRFTPPTSSGNNTLTSRSLVPDIGDFLDTLPSESHSDVATLRDTVLTGLPGAADWLSVEDRYHDEVWGYLRPTLEAAAKELESNKESGSTEEGPAVRRLKMILRHMQQ, encoded by the coding sequence ATGTCCGACCAGAAGAAGCGGGGCAGTGACGACAAGGTCGCAAACACTCACCGCAACGAGACCAATTCCTCCCAAGGTACCAATGAACGCCCGGAAAGTCCTTCTCTAGCTACTCGAATTCAAAACTCAGCTTCCGGGCTTGCAAAGAATGTGTTTTCTGCCCCTGGCTCGTCCGCAGATTCCGCTCAACTGCTGGCGGGCAGCGGTAAGGCCGGGCACTCATCGTCACACTCGGCGCTAGCCGCAGCAGCCCAGCAGTACACAGATAGTTCTACGacttctgcctcttcctcgactgGGAATTCCTCACTACCTGCTCCTGCGGAAACATTTCGCTCATCTTCTACTACGCAACAGGGAGGGTTCCAGCTCCCTCCACTTTCGGAAGATGAATTCCAGCGTACTTACGGCGCGGAATCCCTTGTTGGAGACAATGGCAGCTTCATTACAGGTCTAAGCGCGGACGAAACTACCAgcaagggaaaagggaaaggaaaaggaaaagcaagagaTACATCAACGGACCTGCTCTCCAGCGATCCAACTAATCCAATCACACCCGAACAAAGATTCCTCCCCGACcgaccctctctcctcccatccgACGGCGACGCAGTCGTATCCCTCCTCTCAGACCAGACCTTCGATCCCGAATTCCCTCCCACAGCCGACGAGCCCGCCGAGCTCGTCGAAACAGAGCTGCTACCAATGCAACTCACAACCGAAGAAAAACAGATGATCGAATCCTTCCGTCGTTTCACACCCCCGACATCGTCCGGCAATAACACATTGACATCCCGCAGTCTAGTCCCGGACATTGGCGACTTCCTAGACACCCTCCCATCAGAAAGTCATTCCGACGTAGCCACCCTGCGAGACACCGTGCTGACCGGTCTCCCCGGCGCAGCAGACTGGCTGAGTGTCGAGGACCGATACCACGACGAAGTCTGGGGCTACCTGCGCCCTACGCTAGAGGCTGCGGCCAAGGAACTGGAATCCAATAAGGAGTCCGGAAGCACGGAGGAGGGGCCTGCCGTGCGACGtctgaagatgatcttgagGCACATGCAGCAATGA